The segment ATATCGTACGCTGTCGGGCATCAATCGAACGTTTCAGAATGCGGACAGCATGAATGTCTTTTACCGATAAAGCCAACTCCCGGGAAAGCACCGTCTTTAAAGCCTGCTCGTTGGCTGCTTCTTCAGGCAATATGCGTAATTGTATTTCTTTAATCATGTAAGTCAATCATTAATCAATGATAAATTATACCGAGACTAACCGAACAACTGCCGGAACGCCTCTTCTACTTTCCGAACCTGCACAATCTGAATCCGGCAACGACTCGCATCAAAACCTTTCAGATTATTATAAGGAATCAGAATGCGGGAAAAGCCCAACTTTTCTGCTTCCATGATCCGTTGTTCAATCCGGTTTACCGGACGGATCTCACCCGACAAACCCACCTCACCGGCCATGCAAGCACCCGGTTCGATGGAAATATCCAAGCTTGACGACAGGACAGCTGCCAACACAGCCAAGTCGATTGCCGGATCATTGACACGCAAACCACCAGCAATATTCAGGAAAACGTCTTTCTGAGCCAACTTGAATCCTGCCCGTTTCTCCAAGACTGCCAATAACATGTTCATCCGTCGGATATCAAAACCGGTAGCACTCCGCTGCGGTGTTCCATAAACGGCCGAGCTTACCAAAGCCTGCGTTTCAATCAGGAACGGACGAATTCCTTCAATAGCAGCGGCAATGGCTACGCCACTCAGTCCTTCATGATTCTGCGTAAGCAACAGTTCTGACGGATTACTTACTTCCCGCAAACCTTCCTGTCTCATTTCATATATTCCCAACTCAGCCGTGCTACCAAAACGGTTCTTGATACTACGCAGAATCCGGTACATATAGTGCTGGTCGCCTTCGAACTGTAAAACAGTATCTACAATATGTTCCAAGACTTTCGGTCCGGCAATGCTTCCCTCTTTATTAATATGGCCGATCAACAATACCGGTACTCCACTTTCCTTGGCATATTTAAGAATAGCTGCACTACACTCACGAACCTGGGAAACACTACCCGGAGAAGATTCTACCAGCTCGGTAAAAATCGTTTGAATGGAATCTATAATCAACAAATCAGGCTGGATGTTCTGTGCTTGTACGAAGATCTGCTCCAGATTGGTCTCACACAAGATCAGGCAATTCTGGCTTTCAGGCGCCAGACGGTCCGCACGCATTTTCAGCTGACGATAACTTTCTTCCCCAGAAACGTACAGAACCTTCAGATCATGCAGCTTGAGGATGGTCTGCAAAACCAAGGTCGATTTTCCGATTCCCGGTTCACCGCCAATCAAGACCAAAGACCCTTTCACCAGACCACCGCCCAACACACGGTTCAGTTCCTGGTCTTTCATATCCAGCCGGTCTTCCTTTTCCGCCGTAATGTCGCGCAGCAATACCGGACGCGCCTGTCCTCTCTCGCTCAATCCAGAAGGAACCGGCCGTTTAGCCGCAGGTGTTTCTTTGGTCACTACTTCTTCTACATAGGTATTCCATTCTCCGCAGTTTGGACACTTTCCCAACCATTTCGGAGAATCGGCACCACAATTCGAACAAACATAAACCGTCTTCGTCTTTGCCATTTACCTTTATATTAAATACAAAAGACACGAAGCCCGGCGTGTTCATACGACTGACGCCATCTCCGTGTCTCTGTCTAAATACTTATTTATTCTTCTTCAACCGGACTTCATACAAGTCATTTCGGCGATCTTTCAAATTACGTACACTTCCATAGGTATGTAATTCGCTCAACAAATCCAAATCGACATCCGATACCAGAATCATTTCTGTATTCGGGGTTGCTTCGGCCCTGTTTCCATCTGTCGGAAAGGCAAAGTCACACGGAGTAAAGACTCCCGACTGAGCGTACTGAATATCCATATTATGTACACGCGGCAAGTTACCTACACTACCGGCAATAACGACGAAACATTCATTTTCAATTGCACGAGCCTGGGCACAGACCCGTACACGTGAATAGGCGTTCTGCGTATCAGTCAAATATGGAACGAACAAAATCTGCATTCCCTGTTCGGCCATGATACGGGATAATTCCGGGAACTCCACATCATAACAGATCAAGACACCAATCTTGGCAGAATCAGTCTCAAAAGTCTGTACTTTCTTACCGCCCGAAAGTCCCCAGCTCTTGGCTTCATCCGGAGTAATATGAATTTTCTCATACGTCTCATAAGAACCGTCACGACGGCACAAGAATCCAACATTATACAATCCGTCTCCCCGCATCTGAGGCATACTTCCAGTAATGATATTGATATTGTAACTGATAGCCAGCTCAACAAAGCGCTTCCGCATTTCATCCGTGTACTGAGCCAACTCACGGATCGCTTCTGATTCGCTCATGTGATTGAATTTAGCCATCAGCGGTGCATTGAAATATTCGGGGAAAAGGATGAAATCGCTTTTATAATCCGACACGGCATCGACGAAGAATTCGACTTGCTCGAATACGTCGTTCAAGCTTTTGTACGGACGCATCTGCCATTGAACCAGACCGACACGCACCGTCGTTTTCGTGGCAATTACTTCCGGTTTCGGCTGATAATAAATATTATCCCACTGCAACAAGGTCGCATAATGCTTTGACTCCTCATCATTCGGCAGATAATTCGTCATCACCTTACGCACATGGAAATCATTCGACAGCTGGAACGTCAGTACCGGATCATAAATCTCTTTCTTACGGACTTTATCAATATACTCTTTCGGGCGCATGGTATCCGCATACTTATGATAATTAGGAATACGCCCGCCAAACATAATTGCCTTCAAATTCAGGCTTTCACAAAGTTCCTTCCGATAATCATACATACGACGGGCCAGACGCAAACCCCGATAATCCGGATGTATAAAGACTTCAATACCATATAGGATATTACCCTTTGGATTATGTGTATTGAATGTTTCGTTTCCCGTAACATCAGCATAAGTGTGATCGTTCTTGACACGGTCATAATCAACGATAATAGAAAGGGCACAACCGACAATCTTATTATCAACAACCGTCACAACCTGACCTTCGGGGAAAATAGTAAGTAATTTTTCGATTTGCTCTTTCGTCCAGAACACATCTGAACCATCAGAATAAACACGTCTGAACGACTGAGCCAACTGTTTATAATCCGTCATCTGCAACGGACGGACAATTACTTTGTTAATGTTTTGAGTATGTTGTTCCATCACAATCTGTGTATTTAACCGCACAAAAGTACAAACTAAAACGCCAATGACTATCCTTTTCTCCCAAGAAAAGCAGAAAATATTACAAAAGAACCTTTTCCTACAATGTCAATGATACTTCTACGCCTACTTGCAACGGTTTTCCAAGCTGTATGAACGGATTGCCAAACGACTCAAAATAGAATGCCGAATAAGTTGTATTGGTCAAGTTCTTGGTCCAGACACTCAAGTTGATCTTGTCTTTGCGTACTCCGGCCCTTGCGTTCAGTGTCAGATAGAAATCCTGATAAATATCATTGTATTCAGTCCAGAATATTTTTCCGATTCCGTTCAATTGTGCCGAAGCATAAACCTGATCCAGCCACTTTCCCTGCAGGCTCTTCGTATACTGTAACCCCAGACTGACGGTATGGCGCGGTGTGTACGGTACATAATTCCCCTTAAAGTCTTCCTTTCCGTTGTTATAATCACGGAATGTAGCATGCGTATAACCATAATTCAGATCAGCAGTCAGGCCAGTCATCAATAAAGCACGTAGAGACGCTTCAACACCATAGCTGCGGGCTTTTCCGGCATTCGCCAGCACACGTCCGTTACCACTATTGACAAACTTGGTGATCTGCAAATCCTGAATGTCCATCAAGAAAGCTGTCAGCTCCGTACTGAGACGGTCTTTGATCAGTTCGCTCCGGATACCCAATTCATAATTCCAGCTCTTTTCCGGTTTATAGGCTGCCACGTCTTCAACCGGCGTCGGTTTTTCCAGTTCCATGGGAATCATCGAACTGAAAGCCGACATCATGTCGTATTTCATCTGAGCCTGCATCACATCGGCCGACATCTGTACATTATAACCACCCGTTTTGTAACCTTTGGCTACGGATACATACGTATAAGTTGAAGGTGAACATTCATATTTCAAGGATACTTTGGGCAAAACCTCCCAAAAATCCTGCGAAGCGTGTACATCCATCACTGTCGGTCCATAAAAAGAATCCAACGGAATTTCCATTTCTCCAAAGCTGGCCGACATGTTCATCTTCGCTTCACCGGTATAGCCTAATTTCTGTTTCTCATAATCCAGACGAACACCTGCCGTTAGCGACAAACCGTCGACAAACAGATTATTATAGGTAGACTGATGGAAAAGGGCCAGACCAAACGAAGGTGTATCAAAATTACCCGGGATATACAGTTCTTTATCCGTAATCTTCAAAGCAGGCATTTTCGGATTATTCGAATTCTCCTTGATCTGATCAAAGACGGGCTGCAGTACTTCTTTAATACCATCTTCTTTAAATGTAACCGGTCCGTCTGTATTCAGACTGTTGTAAAATCCGTACAATCCAAACGACCACTGATAGTTCCGGTCTGTATTGCTCTTTACAGCCACCTCTTCACTGAAAGCATGCTGTTTCTGTTTCTGGTTCAGCGTAAAGATCGATTTCGGAGAGAAGTCCTGATCCATATGCATGTCATCATTCAGATACTGATATCCGGTCGTGCTGCTCAACAGAATCTGGTCGGTCTTATATTCCAACAATAAGCTGTTTGCCACCATTGTCCGTTTATACGACGAAGGATCATTGATATTTACCGGGGCCACCGAGCCGGAAGCAGCGTCATACAGTCCGTAAGGAAATGCTCCCTGATCCGAATAATCAGCCGACAGCGTATAAGCCATGCGGAAATTCGGATTAAAGCGTCCTTCCAACTTGATCCGTCCGCCCACCGACTGCTCATTATCGGCTTTTTTCCCCGTATATTCATTCGTAAAGAAACCACTGTTACGATCATAATACACACCAGCGGTAAAACCGAATTTATCATTAATCACACCATAGTGGGAAGCTTTGACTTTCACCTGTCCATAATTCCCGGCCGAAACAGAAAGTTTCTTTCCCTGGAAATCAAAAGGTGAAATCGTGTAGATATTAACAATACCGCCCATCGCATTACGTCCGTACAAGGTTCCTTGCGGACCACGCAATACTTCAATCCGCTGAATATCGGTCAATTCAAAATCGAAGGTACTCTTGTCAAGATAAGGAACATTGTCGACATACATGCCAATAGACTGACCGCTGCTTCGGGCACCAATGCCACGGATATAAATGGCCGATGTCAATTTAGCACCATAATCCGGCATATAAAGGTTCGGAACAAACGAGCTGATGTCTTTCAGGGCATCAATCTGCCGTCCGATAATCTGCTGAGGAGATAAAACGGTTACGGAACCCGGAAGTTTCCGCAAATCATTTGTCTCTTTTGTGGAGGATGTCAGAATGATTTCCTCTATATTATATGTACGAATCGTATCTTTCGGATTGATTTCATCCGCCATGACAATTTCTGAGCCTGCCAACAGAATTGCCACCATCAACATTTGTTCTCTTTTCATTTCCACTACTGGTATATTGTTTACGGTTGCAAAGGAAAGACAAATCGACCAAACAGGCAATCACTACTATTAGTGATTTTTCGGTTCATTCTTTCCTAATCTCAATTTAATAATTACTTTTGCAACCAAAGAAAAAACGAATATAATATCCAATAAAATGAGTTTACGAATTATTGTATTAGCGAAGCAGGTTCCCGACACACGAAACGTCGGAAAGGATGCCATGAAAGAAGACGGAACTGTTAACCGTGCCGCACTTCCCGCCATATTTAATCCTGAAGACCTGAACGCCTTAGAACAGGCTTTGCGCCTGAAAGACACACATCCGGGATCGACTGTCACGCTGCTGACCATGGGTCCTGGTCGTGCTGCAGAAATCATCAGAGAAGGTTTATACCGTGGTGCCGACGGCGGTTATCTGCTTACAGACAGAGCGTTTGCCGGAGCCGACACATTAGCAACTTCGTATGCCCTGGCTACAGCCATCAAGAAGATCAAAGATTATGATGTGATCATCGGCGGCCGACAGGCAATCGATGGAGATACGGCTCAGGTAGGTCCGCAAGTAGCAGAGAAATTAGGCCTGACACAGATCACGTATGCCGAAGAAATCCTGAATGTTGACGAAGAAGCTCGTCGCATCACCGTAAAACGCCATATCGACGGTGGCGTAGAAACCGTTGAAGGACCGCTGCCTATTGTGATTACGGTAAATGGATCGGCTGCTCCTTGCCGCCCGCGCAATGCAAAACTGGTACAGAAATACAAACGAGCTTTGGGCAAACAGGAAAAAGCTCCGGCTCCAGCTTGCCATCCTGATGGAACACCGGCTCTTAAATATGCTGAACTGTATGAGACTCGCCCTTATCTGAACATTCCGGAATGGAGCGTTGCTGATGTAAACGGCGATTTGAAACAATGTGGTTTGTCAGGTTCTCCTACGAAGGTGAAATCTATTCAGAACATTGTTTTCCAGGCTAAGGAAAGCAAGACACTGACCAGCTCGGATAAAGATATTGAAGATTTGATTGTTGAACTGTTAGCCAATCACACGATTGGATAAAAATATACCTATGAACAACGTATTTGTATATTGTGAGCTTGAAGGCAAAACCGTTGCTGATGTAAGTCTCGAACTCCTGACAAAAGGCAGGAAATTAGCCAATCAGTTAGGCTGTCAGTTGGAAGCCATCATCGCAGGAACAGATTTGACTGGCGTTGAAAGCCAAGTGCTTCCGTATGGCGTTGATAAAGTACATATATTCGATGCTCCGGGCCTTTTCCCCTATACTACTTTGCCTCATGCATCTATTCTTATCAATCTGTTTAAAGAAGAAAAACCGCAGATTTGCCTGATGGGCGCTACGGTAATCGGACGTGATTTGGGTCCGCGTGTTTCTTCAGCCTTGACCAGCGGTCTGACGGCCGATTGTACTTCTCTGGAAATCGGTTCTCACGAAGACAAGAAAGCCGGAAAGACATACGAAAACCTACTGTACCAGATTCGTCCGGCCTTCGGTGGTAACATCGTGGCTACGATCATCAATCCAGAACATCGCCCACAGATGGCAACTGTCCGTGAAGGTGTGATGAAGAAAGAGATTCTGGATCCGAACTATCAAGGCGAAGTAATCCGTCATGATGTAGCGAAATATGTTCCGGAGACAGACTTCGTTGTGAAAGTCATCGACCGTCATATCGAGAAAGCCAAGCACAACCTGAAAGGCGCTCCTATCGTTGTTGCCGGCGGTTACGGCATGGGTTCAAAAGAAGGATTCGACATGTTGTTCGAATTGGCTAAGGAACTTCACGCAGAAGTCGGAGCGAGCCGCGCGGCTGTCGATGCCGGATTCTGTGAACACGACCGTCAGATCGGTCAAACCGGTGTAACGGTTCGTCCGAAATTATATATTGCATGTGGTATCTCCGGGCAAATCCAGCACATCGCCGGTATGCAGGATGCAGGCATCATCATCTCGATCAATAATGATGAAAACGCACCGATCAATGCGATCGCCGACTATGTAATCAACGGTACCGTTGAAGAAGTGATTCCGAAGATGATCAAGTATTACAAAAAGAACAGTAAATAAGATATGGCTAACTTTTATTTAGATAATCCCAGCCTGAAGCATCACCTGCATCACCCGTTGATGGAGCGTATTGTGGAGCTGAAAGAACGCGGCTTTGCCGACAAAGATAAATATGATTATGCACCTCAGGATTTTGAGGATGCCATGGACAGTTACGAAAAAGTATTGGAGATCGTTGGTGAGATCTGCGGAGACATCATCGCTCCTAATGCTGAAAGCGTAGATCATGAAGGTCCTTCTGTAGCCAATGGTCGTGTGACTTATGCCAAAGGAACCCAAGAAAATCTGGACGCCGTCCGGAAAGCCGGCCTGATGGGTATCGCCATGCCGCGCCGTTACAACGGACTGAATTTCCCTATTGTACCTTATATTATGGCAGCCGATATGGTTTCTCGTGCAGACGCCGGCTTTGAAAACCTCTGGGGTTTGCAGGACTGTGCCGAAACCTTGTACGAATTCGGCAGCGAAGACCAGCGTCAGCGTTATATTCCACGCGTATGTGCCGGCGAAACGATGTCAATGGACCTGACCGAACCGGATGCCGGTTCTGACCTGCAGTCGGTCATGCTGAAAGCAACCTTCAGTGAAGCCGATAACTGCTGGTATCTGAACGGTGTAAAACGGTTCATTACCAATGGTGACTCAGATATTCATCTGGTACTGGCCCGTTCAGAAGAAGGCACACACGACGGTCGTGGTTTGTCTATGTTCATTTACGACAAACGTAACGGAGGTGTGAACGTCCGCCGTATTGAAAACAAGATGGGTATCAAAGGTTCTCCTACTTGCGAACTGGTATTCAAGAATGCCAAAGCCGAACTTTGTGGCGACCGTAAGTTAGGTCTGATCAAATATGTCATGGCTTTGATGAACGGTGCCCGCTTAGGTATCATGGCTCAGGCAGTCGGATTAAGTGAAGCAGCTTACCGCGAAGGTTATGCTTATGCCCTCGACCGTAAACAGTTCGGTAAGGCTATCATACAGTTCCCGGCAATCTATGAAATGCTTTCGCTGATGCGTGCCAAAGCTGATGCATCTCGCGCCATGCTGTATGAGACAGCTCGTTTCGTAGATATGTACAAAGCACTCGACGATATTTCCAAAGAGCGTAAACTGACTCCGGAGGAACGCCAGGAAATGAAGAAATACAGCAAACTGGCCGACGCCTTTACTCCGATGGGAAAAGGCATGACAACCGAGTTTGCCAACCAGAATGCTTATGATGCAATCCAGATTCATGGTGGTTCCGGCTTCATGAAAGACTATACTTGCGAACGTCTGTACCGCGATGCCCGCATCACTAATATTTACGAAGGAACAACTCAGTTGCAGGTTGTAGCAGCCATCCGCCACGTCACAACCGGAACTTATCTCAACCAGTTGCACGAATACGACAAGATCGAATACAAAGACGACTTGAAACCGCTGCAGACCCGCTTGCAGGCCATGACGGCCAAGTATGCCGAACTGGTTGAAAAGATTGCAGGAACGAAAGATACTGAATACATCGACTTCCACGCCCGCCGTCTGGTTGAAGCAGCCGCTCATTGCGTATTCGGCTATTTGTTGCTGCAAGATGCAAACAAAGATGACGCATATCGCCGTTCTGCTGAAGTATATGTCAATTATGGAGAAGCAGAAATAGATAAAATTTATACGTTCATAAGCAAATTTAATCGTGAAGAATTAGCTTATTACAAACATTAATGCGACATTTGCATTCGTAAAATATAATGAACTATTAAATCTTGTATGTCATGTTACTAAGTACTAAATTATCAGAAGCATTTAATGCGCAGGTTAATGCTGAAATGTGGTCATCAAACCTGTATCTGTCTATGGCAGTTTACTTCAAAAAAGAAGGTTTGAACGGTTTTGCTCATTGGATGGAAAAACAAGCCGGTGAAGAACTGACTCATGCACACCAACTGATTAACTACTGTATCGATCGTGGTGGTGACATCGTTATCGGCCAGGTTAATGTAGTTCCGACTGCCTGGGGTTCTCCAGTAGAAGTATTTGAACATGTTTACAAACACGAACAGCACGTTTCTGAACTGATCGACAATATGGTTAATATTGCAGAGGAAGACAAGGACCATGCTTCGAGAGACTTCTTGTTCGGCTTCGTTCGCGAACAGGTAGAAGAAGAATCAACAGCTAAAGGTATTTTGGACGACTTGAAGAACTATGGTGATCATCACTATGGTATCATCGATCACAAATTAGGAAAACGTGAGTAACATTCGTTAGACATTTTTTCGTTCATACAAAGAATAGGCTGTCTCCTGTCAAAAGGCTGACAGCCTATTTTTTATATTCAACAACCAATACAAACCCATCCTTTTCGTTCGTCTCTTTTCATTTTCTGCAAACTCTTCCTATATAAACTTTTTATTGGCCAGAGAATAAAATATATTTTTCAGCATAAATTCTTTAGTTCACGGCGTGAACTAAGTAATCCACGGCGTGAACTAAGTAATCCACGACGTGAACTAAGTAATCCACGACGTGAACTAAGTAATCCACGACGTGAACTAAAGAATTTACAGTAGGATCCTCATTTTTCTCCAGAATATTTTATATCTTTACCCAGTAGGAAAGACATATTCCTGTCTTTTCCATTTTTATTTTAACCTAATCATATATCATGGCAGAATACATCAAACAGGAAATGAATGATCTGGATGGCTCCGGAAAAAGACGGACCTTCTACCGAATGAAAACGTATCAGCGCATCAATATGCGGGAATTTGTCAGTGAATTAGCTCAGCCGGGATCAGGACTGAGCGAGGGAAGCGTGTTGCACGTCCTGAGTAATATGGCTGAAAAATTAGCCTTCTACATGGGACAGGGCTACACGGTGACGATCGACGGCGTGGGAACATTCAAACCCGCCTTGGGGCTTTCGCAAGACAAGGAGACAGATATTACCGACGACGACAATAGCGAACGCAACGCCCGAAGCATTGAAGTAAACGGCGTCAACTTCAGAGCCAGTCAGGAACTGATCAGACGAACGAACCGACATTGTAACCTGAAACGGGGAGGAAGCAATGTATTGCACCATTCGCGTTACACAGAAGAGGAACGGTTAGCCCTGGCGCAGCAGTATTTATCGACACATACGCTGATGCGTATCGCCGATTATGCGCAGCTTACCGGCCTTAGCCGGACAACAGCGACCCGCGAACTACAACGCTTCCGCCAGGATCCGAACAGCGGAATCACAATTTCGGGTATGGGAACGAATAAAGTGTACGTAAAAAGAAAAAATGAATAAGGTACATTTATTATTGCATATTTCCTCATTATGTTTATTTTTGCATAAATTTTTAAATACAATATCATGACACGTAAAGTACTAATTTGCGCCATTGCCTCCTTAGGGCTCACCGCATTTGCACAACAACCGGAATGGCAAGACCCAAATGTCAATGCCATTAATCGTGCGCCCATGCACACCAACTATTTCGCTTATGAATCTGAACAAGCTGCTTTGAAAGGCTACCGCCTGGCTTCAGACAATTACATGACACTGAACGGTACATGGAAATTCAACTGGGTAGAAAATGCCGACCAGCGCCCGACAGATTTCTATAAAGCCGATTTTAATGACAAAGGTTGGGACGACATGCAGGTTCCTGGCGTGTGGGAACTCAACGGATACGGCGATCCGATTTATGTCAACGTAGGTTATCCTTGGAGAAGCCAGTACAAGAACAATCCGCCTTATGTGCCAACAGTAAACAATCACGTAGGCTCCTATCGCAAGGTAATAGAAATCCCCGCCGACTGGAAAGGCCGTCAGATCATGGCTCATTTCGGCTCGGTTACTTCCAATATGTACTTATGGGTGAACGGTAAATTTGTAGGTTACAGCGAAGACAGCAAACTGGAAGCCGAATTTGACCTGACCAAATATCTCCGTCCGGGTAAAAACGTCATTGCTTTCCAGGTATTCCGCTGGTGTGATGGTACGTATCTGGAAGATCAGGACTTCTTCCGCTACTCAGGTGTAGGACGTGACTGCTACTTATATACCCGTACAACCAATCATATTGAAGACATCCGCATCACTCCCGACCTGGATGCCCAATACAAAGATGGTACACTCCAGATCGCTGTTCAGATGAAAGGGAAAGGAACAGTCGACCTGAAGTTGCTCGACAAGGCAGGAAAAGAAGTTACAACTGCTCAGGTAAAGGGTTCGGGTAAGCAGACAGCTACCATGAACGTCAGCAATCCGGAAAAATGGACAGCCGAAACGCCCAATCTGTACACCTTGGTTGCCAACTTGCAGGAGAACGGGAAAATCATCGAATCAATTCCTATCAAGGTAGGTTTCCGCAAGATCGAACTGAAAAACGGTCAGATATTGGTCAACGGCCAGGCTGTATTGTTCAAAGGTGCCGACCGTCATGAAATGGATCCTGACAAGGGATATGTCGTTTCGAAGGAACGCATGATCCAGGATATCAAACGGATGAAGGAATTAAACATCAACGCTGTCAGAACCTGTCACTATCCGGACAACAACTTGTGGTACGATCTGTGCGACGAATACGGTATCTACGTAGTAGCCGAAGCCAACATCGAATCACACGGTATGGGATATGGCGACGAGACATTAGCTAAAAATACGCTGTTTGCCAAAGCCCATTTGGAACGTAACCAGCGAAATGTACAGCGCGGATACAATCATCCGTCTATTATTTTCTGGTCATTAGGTAATGAAGCCGGTTTCGGTCCGAACTTCGAAGCGTGCTACAAATGGATCAAAGCAGAAGACCAGAGCCGTGCCGTTCAGTATGAACAGGCCCGCACCAACGAATATACCGATATTTATTGCCCGATGTATCTTCCGTACGACCGCTGTGAAGAATACTGCAAAGGTGATATTGACAAACCGCTTATCCAGTGTGAATATGCACATGCAATGGGTAACTCGCAAGGCGGATTCA is part of the Parabacteroides sp. AD58 genome and harbors:
- a CDS encoding HU family DNA-binding protein: MAEYIKQEMNDLDGSGKRRTFYRMKTYQRINMREFVSELAQPGSGLSEGSVLHVLSNMAEKLAFYMGQGYTVTIDGVGTFKPALGLSQDKETDITDDDNSERNARSIEVNGVNFRASQELIRRTNRHCNLKRGGSNVLHHSRYTEEERLALAQQYLSTHTLMRIADYAQLTGLSRTTATRELQRFRQDPNSGITISGMGTNKVYVKRKNE
- a CDS encoding ferritin → MLLSTKLSEAFNAQVNAEMWSSNLYLSMAVYFKKEGLNGFAHWMEKQAGEELTHAHQLINYCIDRGGDIVIGQVNVVPTAWGSPVEVFEHVYKHEQHVSELIDNMVNIAEEDKDHASRDFLFGFVREQVEEESTAKGILDDLKNYGDHHYGIIDHKLGKRE
- a CDS encoding glycoside hydrolase family 2 TIM barrel-domain containing protein, translating into MTRKVLICAIASLGLTAFAQQPEWQDPNVNAINRAPMHTNYFAYESEQAALKGYRLASDNYMTLNGTWKFNWVENADQRPTDFYKADFNDKGWDDMQVPGVWELNGYGDPIYVNVGYPWRSQYKNNPPYVPTVNNHVGSYRKVIEIPADWKGRQIMAHFGSVTSNMYLWVNGKFVGYSEDSKLEAEFDLTKYLRPGKNVIAFQVFRWCDGTYLEDQDFFRYSGVGRDCYLYTRTTNHIEDIRITPDLDAQYKDGTLQIAVQMKGKGTVDLKLLDKAGKEVTTAQVKGSGKQTATMNVSNPEKWTAETPNLYTLVANLQENGKIIESIPIKVGFRKIELKNGQILVNGQAVLFKGADRHEMDPDKGYVVSKERMIQDIKRMKELNINAVRTCHYPDNNLWYDLCDEYGIYVVAEANIESHGMGYGDETLAKNTLFAKAHLERNQRNVQRGYNHPSIIFWSLGNEAGFGPNFEACYKWIKAEDQSRAVQYEQARTNEYTDIYCPMYLPYDRCEEYCKGDIDKPLIQCEYAHAMGNSQGGFKEYWDLVRKYPKYQGGFIWDFVDQSARWFTKDGKEFYGYGGDFNRYDASDNNFQDNGLISPDRVPNPHAYEVGYIYQNIWVKPVDLQKGEISIYNENFFRDLSDFYVEWQLLANGEVLQSGIINDLKVGPQQTVNQKLNYTLDNICPCKEVLLNVAFKLKNAETLLPAGHEVAYQQLTVREYKAPENLLTEKKIAHDYTSTPVVEDNDEYYLIVKGDNFHLDFARSNGYLSLYEVNGLSILNEGAQLTPNFWRAPTDNDMGAGLQKKYLAWKNPEIKLTSLEHTTENNLVVVTAKYDMPSVSAKLTLTYRIDKQGAIEVTQSMTTDKNAQVSNMFRFGMRTELNKQLANIQYYGRGPIENYVDRNNCTNIGKYVQTVDEQFYSYIRPQETGTKTDIRWWNQTNKGGNGIQFVGKAPFSASALHYTMESLDDGLEKDQRHSELVPQTDYVNFCIDKVQMGLGCVNSWGALPLEKYMVPYQDYDFTFVIKPIQNAL